One genomic window of Polyangium aurulentum includes the following:
- a CDS encoding DNA glycosylase AlkZ-like family protein codes for MPSLTLSAAHARRFLVRRHLLAPPRSLPPRPESVLAVVERLGSLQFDPLEIPGARNHDLVLFARISGYHRSFCDGHLYAPRGERRLFEAYNKSLNILPAADLPYHRVSWERAAARYEKTILEKNAETVRSILQHLQEKGSLTTAAASKQFGTAIDWWWAATREGRAVLEALYACGVVGISRRDGNRRTYDLIERLFPAELLAQRVSQEASLRHRLLSRFRGVGLLGSVLSGELAYGTDKAAPRAAALAGLVADGTLVPAEVEGVRGLRYLLADERPLLEAARAEIKAPKVSFLAPLDPILWDRRLLRSLFGFDYTWEVYTPEEKRRFGHYVLPILFGDRLVGRIEPRLERREGRLDIAGIWFEEGFSPLEERAFVPAFAEALEAYRAFVGAERVRLPRTRFAAAVRAKR; via the coding sequence ATGCCGAGCCTCACCCTCTCCGCCGCCCATGCCCGCCGCTTCCTCGTTCGCCGGCACCTGCTCGCCCCGCCGCGCAGCCTCCCGCCCCGCCCTGAATCGGTCCTCGCGGTCGTCGAGCGCCTCGGCTCGCTCCAGTTCGATCCCCTCGAGATCCCGGGAGCGCGCAATCACGACCTCGTCCTCTTCGCGCGCATCTCCGGCTATCACCGCTCCTTTTGCGACGGCCACCTCTACGCGCCCCGCGGCGAGCGGCGCCTCTTCGAGGCTTACAACAAATCGCTGAACATCCTGCCCGCCGCCGATCTCCCCTATCACCGCGTCTCCTGGGAGCGCGCGGCCGCGCGTTACGAAAAGACCATCCTCGAGAAGAACGCCGAGACCGTCCGCTCCATCTTGCAGCACCTCCAGGAAAAGGGGTCGCTCACCACGGCCGCGGCGAGCAAGCAATTCGGCACCGCCATCGACTGGTGGTGGGCGGCCACGCGCGAGGGTCGGGCCGTGCTCGAGGCGCTCTACGCCTGCGGCGTCGTCGGCATTTCCCGTCGCGACGGCAATCGGCGCACCTACGATCTCATCGAGCGCCTCTTTCCGGCCGAGCTGCTCGCACAGCGCGTCTCGCAAGAGGCCTCGCTGCGCCACCGCCTCCTGTCGCGCTTCCGCGGCGTGGGCCTGCTCGGCTCGGTCCTTTCGGGCGAGCTGGCGTACGGGACCGACAAGGCCGCCCCGCGCGCCGCCGCATTGGCGGGCCTCGTCGCCGACGGCACGCTCGTCCCCGCCGAGGTCGAGGGCGTGCGCGGCCTGCGCTATCTGCTCGCCGACGAGCGGCCCCTGCTCGAGGCCGCGCGCGCGGAGATCAAGGCCCCCAAGGTCAGCTTCCTCGCGCCCCTCGATCCCATTCTGTGGGACCGGCGCCTGCTCCGCTCGCTTTTCGGTTTCGATTACACGTGGGAGGTCTACACCCCCGAGGAGAAGCGGCGCTTCGGCCATTACGTGCTGCCCATTCTCTTCGGCGACCGGCTCGTCGGGCGGATCGAGCCCCGGCTCGAGCGGCGCGAGGGGCGGCTCGATATCGCCGGAATCTGGTTCGAGGAGGGCTTCTCTCCGCTCGAGGAGCGCGCGTTCGTCCCGGCCTTTGCCGAGGCCCTGGAGGCCTATCGCGCTTTCGTCGGCGCCGAGCGGGTGCGCCTGCCCCGAACGCGCTTCGCTGCGGCGGTCCGAGCCAAACGCTGA
- a CDS encoding KGG domain-containing protein: protein MAASQTKKGSMTVEEAGRMGGEKVRDERGTEFYQEIGHKGGQRVKELIEEGKQAEGGGSKKQGS from the coding sequence ATGGCAGCGAGCCAGACCAAGAAGGGTTCGATGACGGTGGAGGAGGCGGGCCGCATGGGTGGCGAGAAGGTTCGCGACGAGCGCGGCACCGAGTTCTACCAGGAGATCGGCCACAAGGGCGGGCAGCGCGTGAAGGAGCTCATCGAGGAAGGAAAGCAAGCCGAGGGTGGTGGCTCCAAGAAGCAGGGGTCATAG
- a CDS encoding KGG domain-containing protein: MAAKEKKGSMTVEEAGRMGGEKVREERGSEFFSEIGQKGGEKVREERGSEFFSEIGQKGGEKVRDERGTEFYQEIGHKGGEKVKEERGPEFFSEIGHKGGQRVRELIEEGKAAEGGSNKKS, translated from the coding sequence ATGGCTGCGAAAGAGAAAAAGGGCTCGATGACGGTCGAGGAGGCGGGTCGCATGGGCGGCGAGAAGGTCCGCGAGGAGCGCGGCTCGGAGTTCTTCTCGGAGATCGGCCAGAAGGGCGGCGAGAAGGTCCGCGAGGAGCGCGGCTCGGAGTTCTTCTCGGAGATCGGCCAGAAGGGCGGTGAGAAGGTCCGCGACGAGCGCGGGACCGAGTTCTACCAGGAGATCGGCCACAAGGGCGGCGAGAAGGTCAAGGAGGAGCGCGGGCCGGAGTTCTTCTCCGAAATCGGCCACAAGGGCGGCCAGCGCGTCAGGGAGCTCATCGAGGAAGGCAAAGCGGCCGAGGGCGGCTCGAACAAGAAGAGCTGA